The genomic interval TTCTTGACTTTCTTTACTATAGACGCCGTTATACAATTATATTATTCGGGATAGCAATGCTATTAAAAAAATATTTTTCTTATTTCTTGTATTTTATTTTACATATACCTTGGGACAAAATACTCAAGAATGCGATCTTAATTTAATAAAAAGACTTGCACCAATTGGTGAGGCAGTAAGTTTTTGTTACAAGGATAACTACGTTTTTGTAGGAAGTACTTATGGCCCTATAAATGTTATTGATGTATCTGATCCAACAGATATAAAATACGTTAGCCAAACAATAATGCAAAATACCGTGTTTGCACTTGCTGTACATAATAACATTCTTTTAGCTGGGTTAGATACAAGAGGATTAGAACTGATTGATATAAGTGATATAAAAAATCCTAGGAAAATATCATCTTATTTTGAAAGAGGTACAACAATAACTTCAATTTCTGTTGAAGAAAATATTATATATTGTACAACTTATAATTCACTATTTATTTTAGATTATACTGACCCATATAATCTAACTGAAATTGGCAATATTAATTTTGAAAGTTATTTTGATTTTATTGATCAACCAAAAATTATAAAATTGGGTAAAATTTGTTATGTAGGTATTTCATATAGTATTTTAGAAATTGATGTTGAAAATAAAAAAGTACCTAAATTACTAAATGCTTTTACGATTAATGATAAAATTACTAGTTTTTACGTTGCAAAGGATATTTATTATATAATTCATACTAATTATGATTCTTCTCTTTCCCATTTTTCCATTTTTGATAATTCAAGCCATTCCACACCAATTTTATTAAGCGATATAAGTAAGAATAAATATATTGTTGAATTTAGAAATATTGTTGTTGATCAGAATAAAGCTATTATTACTGTTAATAGAGATGATCGATCAAAGGTTCTAATTTATAGCATAGAGTCATTGAATTCACCAAAAGAAATTTCATCTCTATCAGTTGTTGATTCGAAAATAATCTCAAAAGGGCAACAATTAAATAATATATATTTAGTTGGTAGCAATGGTTTATCAATTATCAGCACAAATAATATAAATTCTCCAAAAATTCTAGATTTATATAATCCAGGGAGTCTTTTTACATCTATAGCTGTTAATGAAAATTTTATCCTTGCAACTTCAGAAGTTACTGGCCTAGCTATTTTTGAAAATGCGAATTATGATAGCTTAAAATTAATTAGTCATTATAAAAATATTGATAAAATGAAAAACGTATTTGTTAAAGATAA from Ignavibacteriota bacterium carries:
- a CDS encoding T9SS type A sorting domain-containing protein — its product is MGQNTQECDLNLIKRLAPIGEAVSFCYKDNYVFVGSTYGPINVIDVSDPTDIKYVSQTIMQNTVFALAVHNNILLAGLDTRGLELIDISDIKNPRKISSYFERGTTITSISVEENIIYCTTYNSLFILDYTDPYNLTEIGNINFESYFDFIDQPKIIKLGKICYVGISYSILEIDVENKKVPKLLNAFTINDKITSFYVAKDIYYIIHTNYDSSLSHFSIFDNSSHSTPILLSDISKNKYIVEFRNIVVDQNKAIITVNRDDRSKVLIYSIESLNSPKEISSLSVVDSKIISKGQQLNNIYLVGSNGLSIISTNNINSPKILDLYNPGSLFTSIAVNENFILATSEVTGLAIFENANYDSLKLISHYKNIDKMKNVFVKDKYAFVTSKKIFEILDLSDIENPLLISSTKLQDGYESIIVDSLAYIADGDYGIKIFNISDILDPKLVSQFNNGININCLDIYNNNIFTGGRKNFQILEINHQNNITQISNIGGIYSGHDIKVLDDLACIANEENGVIFNIADLANPKFKSIYYGPAYGVDLFNNYAVVADLFGGIKIIDLTIPENPKINCSYSHNDLSMCVQVYDNKIFSALYNTGICILERNLLSDTNVVNNNDYDYVFMLFQNYPNPFNQNTTISYTIPKQLQVTLKVYDMLGREIKTLVNKIQLSGNYKVKFDGSNLGSGIYYYKIQTSEFTETKKLMLLK